The Dasypus novemcinctus isolate mDasNov1 chromosome 24, mDasNov1.1.hap2, whole genome shotgun sequence sequence AAGTCCCCGCTTTCATTTTAAAGTTAGGGATACTAAAGCTGTGTGACTtcttcaaggtcacacagcaagccagtgggGCTCTATCCCAGGCTTTGTGATTCATTATCATTCTCCAGGCTACCCACAGCCAAATTTCCAAAACGGACAAAGGGGGTTGGAAGAATTGCTGTGGTTTTCCCAAACTCCTGGTTTCCTTATTGGACCCAAATTGAGACAGAGGATGGTGTCCATTTCCGGGGCTCACTCTTATGAGAACCCAAGAGCTGAAAACCCAAAGGGAAAAGGAAACAGCAGGAGGCTGATCTGCTGGCCTGGTGGGGTTTTCCAAGAGGCCAGCTCTAGGCTCCAGGGATGACATCAGACACTAGCTATCCTGCCAGCTGGGCCAAAAGCGTTTAGGCCTCACACTACCTTAGTTTTCCATTTCAGGGGAATAAGTAGAGAAGGCCTTCCCTGTTGGGGAAGAGCAGGACAGGGCCCAGCCATGAGGAGAATCAATCGGCAAACTCCAGGAAGAGCCACACATTCCAGCACCTACCCGGAAGGCGGAACTGCTGCTTGTAGGAATTAGGTCAGACGGCTGAAGTGCTTTTTCCTGAGCTTCTCGCCTATCTCTCCCTAATCCTTCACCCCAGGCTACCCTAGGCAGAGGGATTcactgtttctatttctcttcccaTTACCCCACCACCTGACTAACTCActgtctccttcctttctttcttttcttttcctcctctaggGGCATGTTGGTGTTTGGAGTCAGATGGCCTCGGTCTGACTCCCAGCTCAGCTTCTTATGAGCTCTCTGACCTAGGCAGAGTCATACAACCCTCTGAACTCCGTTTTCATACCTTAAAAAGGGGATAATATCTACTTTCTGGGATTTAGAGGATTTAACAATATCATGTAGGCACTtaataaacagattttttttctcagaaacaCTATATCATGTGAGTAATCAGTGGACCAGAGGGCTTTGAAAATCTATTTGTTGTTCTGCATTGAGAAGTCCAAAAGAACAGTTGAACTGGAAAGCACCTTTGGTCCCTCATGACTTCCAAACTGGAATCCAAGCAAACTGTTTACAGTATTTCCAAATGATAAGGGAACTCACATACTTACCCCTGATAAAGTTCCAGTTTCTTTACTTTTGTCTGGAATTGTATCAACGCAGTATCACATGCTATTCAGAAGTTCTGACTGGCAGTTACATGTCTTTGCTaagtttttttaaatgggaaaataattaGCTGAGGGCAGATTAAATATTGGAAAATGCTAATCTTGGCCACCTCCTCATTTCTTAAACAGGGAAGTTGAGGCTTAAAGAAGGAAGTGGCTTGCTTGAAATACAGCCAAAGAATTGTAGAGCTGACTCTAAAACCCAGGTTTTTGTAGAACCAGTTACTCCCTCTCTATTCCAGAAAGGGAGAACCTAGGATCAATGAATTTGAGGGGCTTTGGTTTGCTGGGGCAAGAATGAAAGTGACTCATTAATTtgttgtcctttttctgttcttgattcattcagcaaatatttactgctTGGCCACACTATACAGACTCaggaaaggcagagagaaaaCAGTCACGACCGCAGGCAGAGTCAGGATTTGCACCCAAGTATGACTTCAGAACCTGTGCTTTTTTCCATTGGATACACTTTACAAAACACCTACCACGCTGCCTTTCTGATACAGTTAGACTGTGGGTGTCTGGGGACAAGATTTCATTTTTATGTGTCCTAACCCTTCCGGCACAAATCAATGCTGTAAAAACTCCTGCGGTGTTGGAAACACCGGCATTTCAGTACGAGCATTGCTACCAACTTTATGCCTGTGAGGGAGTATGTGGCTTTCCTTCTGTAGCCCTTAGTTTAATCACCTATAAAAGAGGAACGGTTGTAGAATCATATACGTGAAAGAGCTAATAGTTCAAAGGAGTGAGTGTAGCTGGTCCTGTGTTCAAGCCCCGGTACCTCCCCAAAAAAGTAGTCATGACAAAAGTAGTAATAAagtaatgcatatatatgtatacaaaacaGCTAATAGGTTCATTTCAAGTTATCGCAGAATCTAACTAAGCTGCAAATAACACCAACCTCATTACTTCCCAAACATTGAACCCTCTCCTATGGCCGCCCTTCTTTTCCGTTGTCCTTTCCTTCAAGATTGGCCTCTAGAGGGCACACACGTTCTACCACTTTACTGCCTCACTTCCGTTCGTCTTCAGTCTTCTTTCTGCGCATGTGCTCACTTCTTTCCCCGGCTGCCTGTACCCTCGTTCAGTTGGTTTAGCCAAAGGTTGCACCCATCACGCCTGCGCAGTATGGGTTCCACCCCTCCACCGCGTCCGGAAATGCTACCTTCCTACgcagttgctgctgctgctgcagccgTTGCCCTAGCCTTGCCTCTCTAGGCTGGGACGGCCTCTCCTCCATGGTCCTGTCTGTCAGCactgttcctggggcttgcggGTGAGTCCTGAACGCGCGCGGCCGCTTCGGTCCTCGAGTCCGTCACTGGTGAGTGCACCCCAGAGGAGATTGAGTTAGGGCGGAGGCGGAGCAGTTGGAACGCGCATGATTTCCCCTCACCTTGGGAATGGGTCTGTCCGTCTCGTCCCTCCCCTCCGCTCCCGGAATGGGTTCGTCCAGTCGGTGGCAGTCCCTCCTCCGGGGCTGGGCGGCGTTGTCATGGTGACGGCCGGCTGGCTGAGGCTCGGTGCTTGCCCCTGCAGGTGCCGGGGCGGCCTGAGGCTCATGGCGCGGTGGCACTGACGGAAGCCCGGGCCGCGGCTGGGCCCCGCGGGCCGGCATGGCGGGCCAGTTCCGCAGCTACGTGTGGGATCCGTTGCTGATCATGTCGCAGATCGTCCTCATGCAGACCGTCTATTACGGCTCGCTGGGTCTGTGGCTGGCGCTGGTGGACGGGCTGGTGCGCAGCAGCCCTTCGCTGGACCAGATGTTCGACGCTGAGGTAGGGTCCCCGGGCCGGAGCGGGCAGGGCTCGGCTTCACTGAGTGGGCTTTGTGGTCCGACATTACCGGGCCCACTCCTAGTTGGGCTTATTGCTTTGTGGCCCTTCGAAAGTGATGccacctttctgagcctcagctaCCCCATCCGTTAAATGGGATGACTGACAGCAGAGAGGCAGATTAGTACAAAGGAAGGGGCCAGGATGTTATAATAAGACAAGCCTGCGTTCCAGACAACTCTGATACAGTGTCTTCACTTTCCTGAGCCTCGGATTCTTGGCTGCCAAATTAGGGAGGGGTGTATAAAAGAGAATTCATGGAGGTATAATGGAAACAGCCTGGACTTTGGAGTCAGGCAGGGCTCAGTTGCAGTTCTATTTACTTGCTGTGTGACATGGGGCAAGTGTTGTCCCCTCTTTGGACCTGTTTTCCCATCTGCAGAATCGTTAAACTGGTATCACGGGAGTCATGGGCTTCAGTACAAAGAGCCTGTACTTTGGATTCAGAAAGGTGTAGGGTACCATCTAGGCTCAGACATACTAGCTTTGGGACCTTGGAGCAAGTTGCTTTACTTTTCTGAACCTATTTCCTCTTCTGAAACTGGTCAGAATAACTCTTCCATGTTATAAGGCCAAGAGGATCCTAGGAATATTAAAGTGATTTATATAGTAACGGAGGCCTAAGAAGTTGTAGCTGAGGGGCAGCTGTAGTGTATAGTAATTAGCACAGTTGTTGGAGTCAGGAGTCCTGGGATGAAGTCTTGCTCCTGCTGCTTATTCTCTGTGTAGCCCTTGGGTAAGTTATTATCCAAAaaggaataacaacaacaataataaaattggTTGTGAGGAAAAAATGATAATGGATTTCAGAGCTTTGTAGCTGAAAGTGTTGTGCAGGGATGTTTGGCATTCAATAGTCTTGTGTCAGGGGTGGTGTGGGATTGCACATCCACCGGGTACCCAGTAGTAGCCTCCTAGGTGTGTCTGTTCTCTTGGGAAGGGCATGTAGGAATACTGGGCTTTGTGGAAGAGCCATCTGAGCATCCGATGCATACAACCTGACGTCTCGTAAACCTTTTCTTAAAGGGCGAGATAGTAAAGATTTTAAGTCAGGTCTATTCAACTGAGCGTTGGTAGCACAAGatcagccatagacaatatgtaatcaaatgggcatggctgtgtttcagtaaaacattatttacaaaaatacatGTATTGCCTGCTGGGCTATAGTTTGCTGACTCCTGTTCTACACCTTACTCTTGTTACTTTATCACTTTGGGCAGGTTACTTCACTTCTCTGAGCTCTTGTTTCCTCTGCTGTAAAGTGAAGATAATAATCCCTTCCCTCCTGCTATGAGGGTCAAATGTGATTCCTTAATGGATGTCTGTGAAAATAGCTTGTTGGCCATTGTCTTCTGTGCTTTGGAAAGAATGCTTGTTCCTTAGGAGGCCTGCTGGGATCCTGGAGCCTGGGCCTCTGCCAAGTCACTTCTCCAGCATATTTCCATTTGTGATTCCCCCTCAGATCCTGGGCTTCTCCACCCCTCCAGGACGGCTCTCCATGATGTCCTTCATCCTCAATGCCCTCACCTGGTGAGTATCATAGGTTTTGTTCTCTGGCTTTTTGGGTCTTAGCACTGGGACTGACTTCTTAAATCTGGACATGGCTGGGCGCTTGTTCTTGAGGAGTGGTGAATTAAAGTGGGTGGCAGAGGCCAATTCTGGGACCAGCTCCATTATGGGGCTCCCTCCATAGCTGTTTTGACTTGACTGGAAAGTTCTTACGTCACTATGTGCTGCCTGTGGGACAGCTTCCATCTCAGATCACTTCCCTGAAAGGGAATTGGACCAGGAGTTGGGAGAACCGGGTCCTATTCTCGGTCCATATGTCAGTGGCCAAATTACCTCCCTCTTTTCTGAGCCTTGAGGTCCTCCTCTGTACGCTGAGGGGTTGGACCATATAATCTCTAAGATCATTCACAATCATTGCCTATTTCTTGAAGACAGTTTAGCACAGTGATTAAGATCTTGGTTTCTGGAGGCAGGCTTAAGAGGCTTTGACTCTCAGCTTTACCACCAGTCtagtgaccttggacaagttaatgtctacattatggtttcctcatcagtaaaatggagctaacaatattacccatctcatagttgtaaggattaaatgagtttaaTATACAGTAAGTACTTAGAAGAATGTCGTGTTACATCATTACTATTCCTGTCCTCTACTGGAGGTTGAAAACTGGTGGGCTAACTTTGGCCTAAGTTTGGCTCCAAATATGTTCTCTTTGGCTCACATAGCCCACATATGgtatttgaaacatttttttttacttagttgAAAATcaggatatttcatataaaagaatCCAGTTTCCTGGCTTCCCTTGAAAAATGGGAAGATCTGTTGATTCTAGGCCAACCTTCTAGTAAGACAACATTTGCCTAGAAGCAAGTAGCTATTACTCCCTTCACTTTAAATGAAACATGTATGCTTCAGGGTGCCACAATCCCTATCAATCCCTAGGATCCCCCTGAGTGACAATTATCATTTATTGTCAAGCTTGTACttctatttttcttctgtctAGTCTGATGAACTCTCAATATTTCCTGCTAGTTTCCTCTAGGCACGTAATATTGTAACCTTGCTTCACATTTATCTTGCTGGCTTCTGACCACTACATGATCATCATATTTATCCCTTCCCCAAATAATCTAAAGCCAGGACATCCCAGTGACAACTCGCTGCTGTCCTCTCCCCACAGTGCCCTGGGCTTGCTGTACTTCATCCGGCGAGGGAAGCAGTGTCTGGATTTCACTGTCACTGTCCATTTCTTTCACCTTCTGGGCTGCTGGTTCTACAGCTCCCGTTTTCCCTCGGCGCTGACCTGGTGGCTTGTCCAAGCTGTGTGCATTGCACTCATGGCTGTCATCGGGGAGTACCTGTGCATGCGGACGGAGCTCAAGGAGATCCCCCTCAACTCAGCCCCTAAATCCAATGTCTAGAATTGGGCTCTTTGGACACCCTGCTGGGTGCTCAGACCCTCCAGATGAGGTCCAAACCAGGTTTGAGAGGAACCCTGGAAATGTGACGTCTCAGTTGGTATGAGAGAGGTAGTGAGGTCCCACCAAGAAGGCAAGTAGCAGTCAGGATCACAGCTGCAAGAATGGCCTCTGTCTGCTGAAGCCCTTGGTGTCAGGAAGGCCAGAAAGGGGACCTCTTTGAAGGTACTAGCAGAGTTGGAACTATGTCGCTTTTGAGCCACTGTACCTGTCACCAgcctgttatttttaaaaaagaaaaaaatcaaggatTTCTGATTGGAGCAAATCACTCTTCTAGTCATCTGTCTTACCTCCCTGGGACACCTATTACCTTCACCAAGTGGCTGAACCACATCAATTGTTTGGAGAAATACTTGGTTTCTGGATCCATAGCCACAGAAAGTGATGTAGGTGCAAAGTAATAGGCTGCTGTTAGGGAGAGGATGGCAGATGGAGTCATCAAGCACAAGGAAAATGCACAACCTGTGCCCTAccacatgtatgtgtgtgcacacccATGGACCCATGACTGATTTTCTTCCAGTTCTCCACCCGCTACCAGCTCAACCTAGCAGGCCATAGGATCCAGAGAAGAATCCCAGCGTTGCTCCCAGTTTAATCGTCATAAAAGTGTCACTGCCTATTCCCTGGGAATGAATAGGCACCCCAGCTCCCACTGGACTCCAGTTCTGGCATCAATTTCTTTCTCATATTTACAAAGGGAATATGGGGACTGAAAGATAAGAAACCCAACCTTCCAGTCCAGGCTGTGCTGATTTGCCGAGGGACAAAGGAATTTGCCACTAAGATTTTCCTTTGGGGTGGAATTTACTCTGTGAGGGGCTTGTAGCTGTCCTCCCTATGTACATAAATACACTATTTTCCACGGGTCTGCTTGTACTTAATTTGTAATAAGAGATCAGAACACCCAGGCAAGAGAGCTGAAAAGAATTACTGCCACCTTCTCCTTTCCTGGGCTCCAGAGTTAGACCTTCATTTGGTTAAAATACTGTAAGTGCAGGAATACTTCAGTTCCATGTCTTCTACCTATAGCCTTTTCTGTTACCCCTTGGGTGAACATTTGTCCACAGAACACTCTCGTCTAGACTCACTTCTGCATTGAAACCATTATTGTTCCTCTTTGGTTTCTCTAGAACTGCCCAGGATAGCTGATAGctttcagcttttggttttattacgATCACACAGATGAGTTTTTCTAGCCTCTTGGCTCTCAGCACTGCAGAGCAGGGAGTTGAGGGTGATGGGATGAAGGCTTGAGAATGAACATGCTTGGGAGGAGGCTGGGAAAATGCTAGCATGAGGCACCTTAGTAATTAAGGGTGCTCTGGTGAAGCTGGAAGTAAGCAGCTTGTTAAAGGGACTTTACAATTCTGGTTGTAGGACCCAGGAGATAAGACCAGCTGTGATGACTTCCCCTGGGTCAGAGGATTTCCTCCCAGACACCACAAAATCTAAAGGCATGACCGACTTTATTTTGAGAAAGGCATCAGAACAGTCACATCTTGTGGCTGTGGTCTTCCTTGATCAGCTATGATGGCTGCTCCAGCTGTGGTTGGAATACCTTTGGGAGTTTCCTTCAGGAACTTGTACACATTCTTTTACATATCATCTGTGATGGCAATTCTCTGTTCTTTGAGTgttaatttaatttgattttggaaactgcCAAAAGTTAGGGGAACCAAATTTTTTTCAACAATATAGTGACTGAGCTGAGTGACACTTGGGCATAAAAAATGTGACCTTAATGAGATTTTTACAACTTCTAAAGTGATATTGAAGACAGTTTCTAGAGGAGAGTTCCATAGAGGACTGGGCAAGAGCAGTGAcatatatttgtcattttaatattaataaattatagcTATTGTGTGCTTAATAAGTATCCAGCACTGGGAAAAGTGCTTtattatctcctttctcatttaatcctcacaaaagccTTCTGAAATAGGAAATATTATCTGtaccttacagatgaggaaactggttGCATGTTAGAACATGGCAGAGCCAGGATATGAACTCTGGTCATGGCATTGATTAACTCATTATTCTGAAGAaaacaataatgaaggatgtatAAAGTTGGATTGGTTAAACAATCTTTACCACTTTATTGTTTTAAATACTGAGAATATTTGGCACTTTATAACATTACTGGCCTAAGAAAAATTGATACGCAGTACATTAACATGGCCACAGGTTTCCAAGTGAAGATAAGAATGGAGGAAATTTCCGAAGGATGAAGGATGATACCTAGGTCAGAGAGCTCTCTCCAGCCTACTGTTAAGTTGGTGTctctcttggctttttttttttttttaagatttatttatttatttatttgtctccctttcctccccccaccccggttgtctgttctctgtgtctatttgctgtgtcgtctttgtctgcttctgttgtcagcagcacgggaatctgtttctttttgttgcatcatcttgtgtcacttctccatgtgggcggcatcattcctgggcaggctgcactttctcttgcgctgggcggctctcctcatggggcacacgccttgcgcgtgggactcccctacttggatacccctgcgtggcatggcactccttgtgcgcatcagtactgctcatgggccagctccacacgggtcaaggaggcccggggtttgaaccgcggacctcccatgtggtacacggatggcctaaccactgggccaagtctgccgcctctctTGGCTTTTTAGTGGTCTGAAATTGGACCTCCCCTCATCCCACCTACCACTTGAACTGGGGCCATTTGGAGAAAGAAGTGGAGACTAGTGCATAGTTGGTGCTCAAAATAGCTCATAACCTGGAAGGAGGACAAGAAAGGATAAAGATGTCTGGCTCAGATGGTGCTTCTCACCCCAGCTTCTAGGCAGTGCAGCCCAAGTCAGAGCCAAAGGAAGCATGGATGGCTAGCAGCCAACAGCACCAGGGGTGAAGTGGAAAGCTCCAGGTCCTGAGTCATGGAGGGTGCACAGTTTAACCAGGCTTTCCTGGAAGTGGAGTTTCCTGGACTCTAGCCTAAGTGACTCCCAGATCAGGGTAGTTTCCTCCTGCCAGTCCCTGAGGGCCATCAGTGCGCAAGTGTGGAACCCCTCCCAATGTCGGCAGCACAGGGGCCCCAGAGCTTCAAGGGTCTCCCAGGCACAAGTGCCACTGCATTTGGGGATAAGTCTAGGAGTGCGCTACTGGGAGTCACTCACCACACCCTGCCTGAGCAGTGAGGAGGCTGCCCAGGCTCCTACCCTGGCCACGCTGGATTCCAGCCTCAGCACAGGCagagaggtccccatatactcaaAGCATTCCGGGTGGACAGCCCCTGCCCAGCTCGGGCTCCCTGTGGGGCAAAGTGGAGAGGTGCCAACCTCGCTCAGGCCCACGCCTCTCCATCCCCCACTCTTGGCTCCCCTGGCGGTTTCCCAATACGACTAGTGCTGGGGACCCCCCAGAAATTTCAGTTTTTGCGTGGGGACATGACATGCTGCCCTGATCGCCCACTGATAGCATGCGCAGGACTGAAGCTCACGGGAAGGCTGATGAAGTGGAAAATGTCTGCGAAGGAAGATCGCGTAGAGATTATTTCCCATGGTTGATGGGTACAGTGATACCTAGGAGGGGCACTGAAGTGGCGACTTGTCAGGAAATGGGCTGGAGAGCAAGCTGAGCCGGAAGACAGCATGAAGTGGCGGTTACTGGGGCAGAGATTGCACCGGACATGAGCGCAGGTGGTATCTGCTCGAGTAGAGATTGCGGGGGAGGTGGCAGGGGAGAGTACACCGAAGAAGCACGCCGCGCGCAAATTGCGCGGagcacccccgcccccgcccccgcacgGCCTTGGATGTGCCAAGCAAGGGGCTGGGAGCACCCAGTTGCCCTACGGAGACTGAGCAGCAGCGGTGCCGCGCCGAACAGTCAGTCTCTGCACCCGGGGTGGCTCAGGCTGCGTCGCACAGCACCCTGCCGGCTGGCACTCGCTTTTCTGCCGGCCCCGCCCGGCCGATGCGCACTCACCATCGGCACCAGTGGGGATCCCAGTGGAGAGGGGCGGGTTCTTCCCACGAATCTGGGGTTCTTTCCTCACTACTTGGACTTCCACCTGGAGAGCTCGGCGTCCCACGGGGGCTTCGCTGTACCCCTGAAGCGTCCACCCGGCGCTGCCTGCCTCGAGGAGGACTATGGAGAATTGTAACCGGAGAAACCCGGGGCCACTCggttttcctcttttctgtggaGGGCCTGTGGTTGCTCCCGACAGAGGAAGATCCCGGTCCTTCCAAGAAAAGACgcccgccccgcccgcgcccTCGGAGGACAGGAGGGGTCCGCCAGGGCTTGGAGGGTGAATGTGCTGTGTTAGAGTGGGGCAGTGGACGCAGTACCAGTCTCCCCCCTGACATGGTGCTTGCTGGGATCTGTGACTCGGGCGGGGCACATTTGAAGGCCCAGCTGACCCCATTTACTGACACCTGACACCGCAGTAATCAGGGAGCAATCAATATGCATGGAGGGTTGAATGCTCGCTCCGGGCTCTGCCAGGCGACTTCTGGGCAAGCTCTTGTGTCTTCCCGCCCTTTTTCTGTCTCAGCCACTTCCTGTGTGAGTGTGAGCAAGTCACTTCCGTCCCTGCATCGCCTGACACCCAGGAAGCACATGACAAACGCCCCCCTTCTCTGACCTCATAGAGAAGAGTGAGCCACTCAGGAGGCCAGCTCAC is a genomic window containing:
- the SYS1 gene encoding protein SYS1 homolog isoform X2 gives rise to the protein MAGQFRSYVWDPLLIMSQIVLMQTVYYGSLGLWLALVDGLVRSSPSLDQMFDAEILGFSTPPGRLSMMSFILNALTWSKLVMFLHI
- the SYS1 gene encoding protein SYS1 homolog isoform X1; this translates as MAGQFRSYVWDPLLIMSQIVLMQTVYYGSLGLWLALVDGLVRSSPSLDQMFDAEILGFSTPPGRLSMMSFILNALTCALGLLYFIRRGKQCLDFTVTVHFFHLLGCWFYSSRFPSALTWWLVQAVCIALMAVIGEYLCMRTELKEIPLNSAPKSNV